In a single window of the Nitrospira defluvii genome:
- the rfbB gene encoding dTDP-glucose 4,6-dehydratase: MRILVTGGAGFIGSHLVRRLIQSGRHSVVNLDALKYSGNLENLTDLAGHPDYRFVQADIGDQKAVHATLREHRIEGIINCAAETHVDRSILDPGAFARTDVVGTGILLEEARLAGVQRFLQVSTDEVYGSVEQGSSTEGDRLEPRSPYSASKAGGDLLVLSYWTTYRFPVVVTRGSNTYGPNQYPEKFIPLFATNAIDGEPLPLYGDGKQCRDWLSVYDHAAGIQHAFEQGQAGTVYNVGGGNERENIVVAEQIVAALGKSRSLIRFVQDRPGHDRRYSIDCSRLRALGWAPQVPFEEGLKQTVEWYRTHEDWWRKIKSGEFKEFYRQQYGARLEKGTSCASS, from the coding sequence CGGGTCGCATCTGGTGCGCCGGTTGATTCAGAGCGGCCGTCATTCCGTCGTCAATCTCGATGCCCTGAAATATTCCGGGAATCTGGAAAATCTCACGGATCTGGCCGGGCACCCCGACTATCGTTTCGTGCAGGCCGATATCGGTGATCAGAAGGCCGTGCATGCAACGTTGCGGGAGCATCGCATCGAGGGCATCATCAACTGTGCGGCGGAGACACATGTCGATCGATCGATTCTCGATCCTGGAGCCTTCGCTCGCACCGACGTGGTCGGCACGGGGATTTTGTTGGAGGAGGCCCGTCTGGCCGGCGTCCAGCGCTTCCTGCAGGTCAGCACCGATGAGGTGTACGGCAGTGTGGAGCAGGGGAGTTCAACGGAGGGCGATCGGCTGGAGCCGCGCAGTCCCTATTCGGCCAGTAAGGCCGGCGGGGATTTGCTGGTCCTCAGTTACTGGACGACCTACCGGTTTCCGGTGGTGGTGACTCGCGGCAGCAATACCTATGGACCGAATCAATATCCGGAAAAATTCATTCCCCTGTTTGCCACCAATGCCATCGATGGGGAGCCGCTTCCGCTGTATGGCGATGGGAAGCAGTGCCGGGATTGGTTGTCGGTCTACGATCATGCCGCGGGGATTCAGCACGCGTTTGAACAGGGGCAGGCCGGAACCGTCTACAACGTCGGCGGCGGCAATGAGCGGGAAAATATCGTGGTGGCGGAGCAAATTGTGGCGGCGCTGGGCAAGTCGCGCTCGCTCATCCGGTTTGTGCAGGACCGGCCGGGGCACGATCGCCGGTATTCGATCGATTGCAGCCGCCTGCGCGCCCTGGGGTGGGCCCCGCAGGTCCCGTTTGAGGAAGGGTTGAAACAGACGGTCGAGTGGTATCGCACGCATGAGGACTGGTGGCGGAAGATCAAGTCCGGCGAGTTCAAAGAATTCTATCGCCAGCAATACGGAGCCCGTCTGGAAAAGGGGACATCGTGCGCATCGTCGTGA